Proteins encoded in a region of the Falco rusticolus isolate bFalRus1 chromosome 10, bFalRus1.pri, whole genome shotgun sequence genome:
- the FANCF gene encoding Fanconi anemia group F protein, with product MEAVLAQVEQLPALLAVSRSALVRDWDAQILDRALEWGRYFQHLHDRFLTRPRLREALGRRLRRGQPSLLLGFPQLGRCPQLLGLALLENRALPPAACRRLLLCLLQPPGAEADAEPRSLPLLARRKAASRLLALPGGPPRSLEGTEPQLQAEAQLLLVRLREEEQEIVLASEAEGRQRWLSGVLEQLPQPRAFRVVAAALLLLGQGSSSEQAGGGGRDGNSLDGNQASATGGEGVAGPLLSWLLGNLERFSAFCRFLPGSLLASLAGHYSQLSRPYLDLLTTWGSLLLYDPLQGRWVKSCLDKAGLSWEELRERFGYLCRGSVLLGGQTQAALKLLKAQDGDFKVCGLSVWTDLLMEVEEYLRKEAER from the coding sequence ATGGAGGCTGTACTAGCGCAGGTGGAGCAGCTGCCCGCGCTCCTGGCTGTCTCCCGCTCCGCGCTGGTGCGGGACTGGGACGCTCAGATCCTGGACAGGGCTCTTGAGTGGGGCCGGTATTTCCAGCATCTCCACGATCGCTTCCTCACCCGGCCTCGGCTCCGGGAGGCCCTtgggcggcggctgcggcggggtCAGCCGAGCCTTTTGCTCGGCTTCCCGCAGCTGGGACGCTGCCCGCAGCTGCTGGGCCTGGCTCTGCTGGAGAACCGCGCTctgccgcccgccgcctgccgccgcctgctgctctgcctgctgcagcctccgGGTGCGGAGGCCGACGCCGAGCCCCGCAGCCTGCCTCTCCTCGCCCGCCGGAAGGCCGCCTCCCGCCTGCTGGCGCTGCCCGGCGGCCCGCCGCGGTCCCTGGAGGGGACTGAGCCGCAGCTGCAAGCGGAGGCGCAGCTTCTTCTGGTTCGGCTGcgggaggaggagcaggagatCGTGCTGGCCAGCGAGGCCGAGGGGCGGCAACGCTGGCTCTCAGGTGTCCTGgagcagcttccccagccccgggccTTCCGGGTGGTGGCGgcggcgctgctgctgctggggcagggcagtAGCTCTGAGCAGGCCGGAGGCGGGGGTCGGGATGGGAACAGCCTAGACGGAAACCAGGCGAGTGCAACAGGAGGTGAAGGTGTTGCCGGGCCCCTGctttcctggctgctggggaatctCGAGCgattttctgccttctgccGTTTCCTCCCAGGCTCCCTTCTTGCTTCCCTTGCTGGTCACTATTCCCAGTTAAGCAGACCTTATTTGGACCTCTTAACCACCTGGGGAAGCCTCTTGCTCTATGACCCCTTGCAGGGACGGTGGGTTAAAAGTTGTCTTGACAAAGCTGGATTGTCCTGGGAGGAGCTGAGGGAGCGCTTCGGGTACCTCTGTCGGGGATCTGTGCTACTCGGGGGACAGACTCAAGCCGCTCTGAAACTCCTGAAGGCACAGGATGGAGACTTTAAAGTCTGTGGCCTAAGTGTGTGGACTGACTTACTGATGGAAGTAGAGGAATATCTGAGGAAAGAAGCTGAGCGCTGA